In a single window of the uncultured Dysgonomonas sp. genome:
- a CDS encoding hybrid sensor histidine kinase/response regulator transcription factor has translation MKHSYRILLLSFFCLFLIVPETLRGRENKKYYFKRIDNSMGLSQNTVTCILQDKLGFMWFGTKDGLNKYDGHSFSIFRQRIGDEDSIKDNFITVLCEARNEYKLWIGTSNGIYIYDMQKETFTHFIVGNSDININCPINDIQYDNNGILWIATQGQGLFSYDEKQNILKRHLLGELNEKSDIRSLELDSRGFLWFSINDAGLFFSKDNLITISRFTHDDIDHLISAGAIYDTMIGTNNHLYIISGRYGLFEINIISQKVKKLLDPNINGNKVFMRKVTQFSENELWIGAESGILIYNTETSKCIHFKHELGDPYSLSDNAIHSLYKDKDGNMWIGTYFGGVNFYSTQSSLFDKYYRIPGKGGLSGERVREFREAPDGNIWIGTEDGGLNLFSPNTTMKFTPFLKDKLHYNIHALYHDRDNYLWVGTFSEGLYEVDLSTNAVTHYKKGRSTHDLKDNTVYELFKDKEGIFWIGTGAGLQIFDEKLKKFTTIEDLGLNLIRDIAEGKNGNLYCATAINGLFCYNRVNQKWTNFSYQIGDTTSLPHNNVLSIFIDSKDQLWVTTQGGGFARFNEKNGTFNRFSTYNKLPNDVAYEILEDDKGLFWISTNEGLIHFNPESGEFFTYSYDDGLLSKQFNYKSALRADNGMFYFGSLNGFISFNPNDTYQDNIKPNVVLTDFLLFNRKVKIEGADSPLKESIMFTDEIRLDYHQNYFTLKFADLNYQRTKHNQYLYKLEGYDEEWLSTNESYTINYPNVRPGKYNFRLKLPEVSDADLIYLPIEILPPWWESNLAYCFYLAFVVLVVYGTYKYLSKQNMLKARQRLRLYEQEKEREVYTAKIDFFTDIAHEIRTPLTLIKSPLENIIKNKDVSDDMRDDLEVIDKNANRLQDLTNQLLDFRKIEKQRFHLTFARYDIIKLINDVLVRFNQVIKLKNILLNIELPSEPFYAYVDKESVTKIISNLLTNAIKNTDTYITVELHRESIKEEGCFDLVVKNDGEIIPANQREEIFKPFVQYKSTASALKAGTGLGLTLSRSLAELHQGFLAMDTVDDANSFRLTIPLLQEWVNKNDGTVRENLSIPNYQYSAEDERKQINILIVEDDLDLLAYISKLLSPYYNILTATDGIKALEVLEKEIVNLIITDIMMPNIDGYELCKDIRMNLFFSHIPIVFLSAKNSLSSKIEGLDSGADAYIEKPFSNEFLMATVSNLLANRNKMIEAFKRSAYTSISETAFSKTDEAFMKTVNKVIEENLGNPEFSQDDFAAALNMSKSSLYRKTKGLFDVSPNDFIRIKRIKKAAQLFDQKEDSVSEVCYTVGFSSPSYFSKCFYRQFNLTPKEYIDAVSSRSKLNSDQE, from the coding sequence ATGAAACATTCGTATAGAATATTGCTTTTATCTTTTTTTTGTTTATTTCTCATTGTTCCTGAGACGCTCAGGGGAAGAGAGAATAAGAAATACTATTTCAAAAGGATTGACAATTCCATGGGATTGTCGCAGAATACTGTTACCTGTATTTTGCAGGACAAGTTAGGGTTCATGTGGTTTGGCACAAAAGACGGATTGAATAAATATGATGGGCATTCGTTCTCTATATTCAGACAAAGAATAGGAGATGAGGACAGTATCAAAGACAATTTTATAACAGTACTATGTGAGGCCCGCAATGAATATAAATTATGGATAGGCACCTCCAACGGTATCTATATCTATGATATGCAAAAAGAGACATTTACCCACTTCATTGTGGGAAATTCCGATATCAATATCAATTGTCCTATCAACGATATCCAATACGATAATAATGGAATCTTATGGATTGCAACGCAAGGGCAAGGCCTGTTCAGTTATGATGAAAAACAGAATATTTTAAAAAGGCACTTGTTAGGAGAATTGAACGAAAAGAGCGATATAAGGTCTCTGGAACTCGACTCGAGAGGTTTTTTGTGGTTTTCTATAAATGATGCGGGACTTTTCTTTTCTAAGGATAACCTGATCACAATATCCCGCTTCACCCATGATGATATAGATCATCTGATATCAGCAGGAGCTATCTATGATACGATGATAGGGACTAACAATCACCTGTATATCATATCAGGGCGGTATGGTCTTTTCGAAATCAATATTATCAGCCAGAAGGTGAAGAAACTACTGGACCCTAATATCAATGGCAACAAAGTTTTCATGCGGAAAGTCACTCAGTTTTCTGAGAATGAACTTTGGATCGGAGCCGAGTCCGGAATTTTAATCTACAATACAGAAACATCGAAATGCATACATTTCAAGCATGAGTTAGGAGATCCGTATTCGCTATCAGATAATGCTATACATAGCCTGTACAAAGATAAAGATGGTAATATGTGGATTGGGACGTACTTTGGTGGTGTTAATTTTTACTCTACCCAATCGTCACTGTTCGATAAATATTACCGGATTCCGGGCAAAGGAGGCCTGTCCGGGGAAAGAGTACGTGAATTTCGTGAAGCTCCTGACGGCAATATCTGGATAGGAACCGAAGATGGAGGATTGAATCTTTTTTCGCCAAATACGACAATGAAGTTCACACCTTTCCTGAAAGATAAACTTCATTACAATATTCATGCCCTGTATCATGACAGAGATAACTATCTGTGGGTAGGAACTTTTTCGGAAGGACTATATGAGGTAGATTTGAGTACGAATGCTGTGACTCATTACAAAAAAGGAAGAAGTACCCACGATTTGAAAGATAATACCGTATATGAGTTATTTAAAGATAAGGAAGGCATATTTTGGATTGGAACGGGAGCGGGACTCCAAATCTTTGATGAAAAGCTGAAGAAATTTACAACAATAGAAGATTTAGGGCTGAATCTGATAAGGGATATTGCAGAAGGTAAAAATGGCAACCTTTATTGTGCAACTGCAATCAACGGACTGTTTTGTTACAACAGGGTAAATCAGAAATGGACGAACTTTTCCTACCAGATAGGGGACACGACCAGCCTTCCGCACAATAATGTACTAAGTATTTTCATCGATAGCAAAGATCAGCTTTGGGTGACGACACAAGGAGGAGGCTTTGCCCGCTTTAACGAGAAAAATGGCACATTCAACAGATTCTCCACATACAACAAGTTACCAAACGATGTTGCTTATGAAATTCTCGAAGATGATAAAGGCTTATTTTGGATTTCTACCAATGAGGGCCTGATCCACTTTAACCCCGAATCGGGAGAGTTTTTTACTTATTCTTATGACGATGGTTTATTATCGAAACAGTTTAACTATAAATCTGCACTTAGAGCCGATAATGGAATGTTCTATTTTGGCTCTTTAAACGGATTCATTTCCTTCAATCCTAACGATACTTATCAGGATAATATAAAGCCGAATGTTGTGTTGACTGACTTCTTGTTATTCAACAGAAAGGTTAAAATAGAAGGCGCTGACTCTCCGCTGAAAGAAAGTATAATGTTTACCGATGAGATCAGATTAGATTATCATCAAAACTATTTCACATTAAAATTCGCTGATCTGAATTATCAGAGGACTAAGCATAATCAGTATTTATATAAACTGGAAGGATACGATGAGGAATGGTTATCTACAAACGAAAGTTATACAATAAATTATCCCAATGTCAGACCCGGAAAATATAACTTTAGATTGAAGCTGCCGGAAGTCTCTGATGCTGACCTGATATATCTGCCGATAGAGATTTTACCGCCTTGGTGGGAATCTAACCTTGCATACTGTTTCTATTTGGCTTTCGTTGTGCTTGTGGTATATGGAACCTATAAATATCTGTCAAAGCAAAATATGCTCAAAGCAAGGCAACGCCTGAGGCTTTACGAACAAGAGAAAGAAAGAGAAGTGTATACTGCTAAAATAGACTTTTTCACAGACATCGCGCATGAGATACGTACTCCGTTGACGCTAATCAAGTCACCTCTGGAAAATATCATAAAAAATAAGGATGTATCTGATGATATGAGAGACGATCTGGAAGTAATTGATAAAAATGCGAATCGGTTACAGGACTTGACAAATCAGCTTCTCGATTTTAGGAAAATAGAGAAACAACGCTTCCATTTAACCTTTGCCCGCTATGATATAATTAAGCTTATAAATGATGTGCTGGTTCGATTTAATCAGGTTATAAAATTAAAAAACATACTATTAAATATTGAATTACCATCCGAACCGTTTTATGCCTATGTAGATAAGGAATCGGTAACCAAAATTATAAGTAATTTATTAACTAATGCAATTAAAAATACCGATACTTACATCACTGTTGAGCTTCACAGAGAAAGTATAAAAGAAGAAGGTTGTTTTGATCTGGTAGTAAAAAATGACGGGGAAATTATTCCGGCTAACCAAAGGGAAGAGATATTTAAACCTTTTGTTCAATACAAAAGTACGGCTTCGGCATTGAAAGCCGGAACAGGACTTGGGCTGACATTATCCCGCTCACTGGCCGAATTACATCAGGGCTTTCTTGCGATGGACACTGTAGACGATGCAAACAGTTTTCGTCTCACAATTCCATTATTGCAGGAATGGGTGAATAAAAATGATGGCACTGTCAGGGAAAATTTATCAATCCCCAATTATCAGTATTCGGCAGAAGATGAACGTAAGCAAATTAATATTTTGATTGTAGAAGACGATCTGGATTTATTGGCATACATTTCCAAGTTGCTATCTCCCTATTATAATATACTTACCGCTACTGATGGCATCAAGGCTCTGGAAGTGCTCGAAAAAGAGATTGTTAATCTCATTATAACCGATATAATGATGCCTAATATAGATGGATATGAATTGTGTAAAGACATTAGAATGAACCTCTTTTTTAGCCATATTCCAATAGTTTTTCTCTCTGCTAAAAATTCTTTATCATCTAAAATCGAGGGTTTAGATTCCGGCGCGGATGCCTATATTGAAAAACCGTTTTCGAATGAATTCCTGATGGCGACAGTCTCAAATTTACTGGCAAACAGAAATAAGATGATCGAGGCCTTTAAGCGTTCGGCATATACATCAATAAGTGAAACTGCATTTTCTAAAACGGATGAAGCCTTTATGAAGACAGTCAACAAAGTGATTGAAGAAAATCTGGGAAATCCTGAGTTTAGCCAAGATGATTTTGCTGCGGCATTAAATATGAGTAAATCAAGTTTGTACAGAAAAACAAAAGGATTATTTGATGTTTCGCCAAACGATTTTATTCGTATCAAAAGGATAAAAAAGGCAGCACAGTTATTTGATCAGAAAGAAGACAGTGTATCGGAAGTATGTTATACTGTCGGATTTAGTTCTCCATCGTATTTCTCAAAATGTTTTTATCGTCAGTTCAATTTAACGCCTAAAGAATATATTGATGCGGT